In one window of uncultured Acetobacteroides sp. DNA:
- a CDS encoding AsmA-like C-terminal region-containing protein: MKKKKLLIILGSILGVLILAMLILPYLFKPTIKQAADKFIAENINADVKFPQDGLSLGMFSHFPNFTLALEDLSVVGREEFKGDTLVSLKKFEVTVNIFALISSGRIEVNKIILDNPKLNVMVLPNGKANYDIYKPKPDTTKKADTTKSEPVKFRLKELSLKNADIIYSDQKSKMFASVKNLNITGSGDLAENVFDLTTKLTADKATVAMNGTEYLSNKSLDLNFVVNMDMNNKKYTFKENSIKVNDFNFGFDGWVQLAQQNAVKMDVTFKALDNSFKGLLSLVPGVYTESFGDIKADGDFDFSGYAKGTYKDSLLPAFGVKLVAKNASFKYPKVSEAIKDINIDLNVDNKDGLIPSTSINLNKFSFKIGTNPFDGYLKVANLRNFPVDAKVNARLNLGELTSAFPIEGMTIKGIFDLALNAKGVYDDKTGAFPILAASAKLTNGFVQNKLLPTPLQNLNFAMTASNTTGKAVNTVVQIGNFNMLLAGESLTATGSVQNIKDLAWNVKVAGGVDLEKIAKIFNLKDMTLKGRVKANLATSGKLSDVTAKRYANVKASGNMNVSNFSYSSPAFKQGVTISTAAVVFNPASINLTKFESKVGSSQISATGSVSNYMGFLFKPDGVLGGNLNVNIPTFNANEWMTPADKEAVAKQQAAQPTKSETSTSVSMIPKNIDFDLKAHIGKFTYDKIVADNVNALVSISKGIMTIKDANMGIIGGLVNVKGTFDSDVKKPTFDFNLGVKSISIPKAFETFETIQKYAPISQYVVGNMDLNYNLKGDLTKDMMPNVASMNGGGLVKILSGTLKDTKLTSLVAQFSKPTTAGTMTELRELALSTTLENGKLSVKPFDISMHGRKTTVSGYTSLDGGINYNLLMDVPANAVTKSLNSAMSRYLGSSAASGDMKVTLGVTGTYSKPSVKLLSVTSAGGKTVQSEVKQAVQDKVKQEATKEVTKQANKLLDKVIGGSKTDTAKKKSEDQLKDAAKKKLNELFKRR; this comes from the coding sequence ATGAAGAAGAAGAAGCTCCTGATTATTCTTGGTTCAATTTTAGGGGTGCTGATATTAGCGATGCTAATTCTGCCATACCTATTTAAGCCAACGATAAAGCAAGCTGCGGATAAGTTTATCGCAGAGAATATCAATGCGGATGTGAAGTTTCCACAGGATGGGCTGAGCCTCGGCATGTTTAGCCACTTCCCCAACTTTACCCTTGCGCTCGAGGATCTGAGCGTTGTGGGGCGCGAAGAGTTTAAGGGCGATACGCTTGTTAGCCTGAAGAAGTTTGAGGTTACGGTTAACATATTTGCGCTGATCAGCTCGGGGCGCATCGAGGTGAACAAGATTATCCTCGATAATCCAAAGCTTAACGTAATGGTGCTGCCCAACGGCAAGGCTAACTACGATATCTACAAGCCAAAGCCCGATACCACCAAGAAGGCTGATACCACCAAATCGGAACCCGTTAAGTTTCGCCTAAAGGAACTATCGCTTAAGAATGCCGACATCATCTACAGCGACCAGAAGTCGAAGATGTTTGCCAGCGTTAAGAACCTAAACATTACCGGTAGCGGCGATTTGGCTGAAAATGTTTTCGACCTTACCACCAAGCTTACCGCCGATAAGGCTACCGTAGCCATGAACGGTACTGAGTACCTCTCCAACAAGTCGCTCGACCTGAACTTTGTGGTGAACATGGACATGAACAACAAGAAGTACACCTTTAAGGAAAACTCCATTAAGGTTAACGATTTCAACTTTGGCTTCGACGGCTGGGTGCAGCTGGCGCAGCAGAATGCCGTAAAGATGGACGTTACCTTTAAGGCGCTCGATAACTCGTTTAAGGGGCTGCTATCGCTGGTTCCTGGCGTGTACACCGAGAGCTTCGGCGATATTAAGGCTGATGGCGACTTCGACTTCAGCGGATACGCTAAGGGAACCTACAAGGATAGCCTACTGCCTGCTTTTGGCGTGAAACTGGTTGCCAAGAATGCCTCGTTTAAGTATCCAAAGGTGTCGGAGGCGATTAAGGACATCAACATCGACCTGAACGTTGACAACAAGGATGGGCTTATCCCAAGCACCTCCATCAACCTTAACAAGTTTAGCTTTAAGATTGGAACCAACCCATTTGATGGCTACCTGAAGGTGGCTAACCTGAGAAACTTCCCTGTAGATGCTAAGGTGAATGCTCGCCTGAACCTTGGAGAGCTAACTTCGGCATTCCCAATAGAGGGGATGACCATTAAGGGGATCTTCGACCTGGCGCTTAACGCCAAGGGCGTTTACGACGATAAGACGGGGGCATTCCCAATACTTGCCGCTTCGGCGAAGCTTACCAACGGTTTTGTGCAGAATAAGCTGCTGCCTACGCCGCTCCAGAACCTCAACTTTGCCATGACGGCCTCCAACACCACCGGTAAGGCGGTGAACACCGTTGTTCAGATTGGCAACTTCAACATGCTGCTTGCCGGCGAAAGCCTGACGGCTACCGGTAGCGTGCAAAACATCAAGGACCTTGCCTGGAACGTAAAGGTTGCCGGTGGCGTGGATCTGGAAAAGATTGCCAAAATTTTCAACCTAAAGGATATGACGCTTAAGGGGAGGGTTAAGGCTAACCTGGCTACCTCCGGTAAGCTATCCGACGTTACCGCCAAGCGCTACGCCAACGTTAAGGCTTCGGGTAACATGAACGTATCGAACTTCTCGTATTCGAGCCCAGCCTTTAAGCAGGGCGTTACCATTAGCACCGCTGCGGTGGTGTTCAACCCTGCATCGATCAACCTTACCAAGTTTGAGTCGAAGGTGGGCAGCAGCCAAATTTCGGCTACCGGAAGCGTATCCAACTATATGGGATTCCTGTTTAAGCCAGATGGCGTGCTGGGCGGAAATCTTAACGTAAATATCCCAACCTTCAACGCCAACGAGTGGATGACCCCTGCCGATAAGGAGGCCGTGGCCAAGCAGCAGGCTGCACAGCCAACCAAGTCGGAGACGAGCACCTCGGTTTCGATGATCCCCAAGAACATCGACTTCGACCTTAAGGCCCACATCGGCAAGTTTACCTACGACAAGATTGTTGCCGACAACGTAAACGCGCTGGTAAGCATCTCGAAGGGCATCATGACCATCAAGGATGCCAACATGGGCATCATCGGCGGGCTGGTAAACGTTAAGGGTACCTTCGACTCCGACGTGAAGAAGCCAACCTTCGACTTCAACCTTGGCGTGAAATCGATATCCATCCCTAAGGCCTTTGAAACGTTTGAAACCATCCAGAAGTACGCGCCGATTTCGCAGTACGTGGTGGGTAACATGGATCTTAACTACAACCTGAAGGGTGATCTTACCAAGGATATGATGCCCAACGTGGCCTCGATGAACGGCGGCGGGCTGGTGAAAATCCTTAGCGGAACGCTTAAGGATACCAAGCTAACCTCGCTGGTGGCCCAGTTCTCCAAGCCAACCACGGCCGGTACGATGACCGAGCTCAGGGAGCTGGCCCTATCGACAACCCTCGAAAATGGCAAGCTGTCGGTGAAGCCATTTGACATCTCGATGCACGGCCGTAAGACCACCGTCAGCGGCTACACCTCGCTCGATGGCGGCATCAACTACAACCTGCTGATGGACGTTCCGGCCAATGCCGTTACCAAATCGCTGAACAGCGCCATGAGCCGATACCTAGGATCAAGCGCAGCTTCGGGCGACATGAAGGTGACCCTTGGCGTTACCGGTACCTACAGCAAGCCTTCGGTGAAGTTGCTTAGCGTAACCAGCGCCGGCGGCAAGACCGTGCAGTCGGAGGTGAAGCAGGCCGTTCAGGATAAGGTGAAGCAGGAGGCCACCAAGGAGGTAACCAAGCAGGCCAATAAGCTGCTCGATAAGGTAATTGGCGGATCGAAAACCGATACGGCCAAAAAGAAGAGCGAAGACCAGCTCAAGGATGCGGCTAAAAAGAAACTCAACGAACTCTTCAAACGCAGGTAA
- a CDS encoding RelA/SpoT family protein, with protein sequence MEDLDLEKEEKRELLSRFRSLYKSCKQSSSQEELLLLKKAFRVSANAHREKRRENGDPFIFHALAVAQIVVDEIGLKGTAAISVLLHETSRINGFDDDDFAKEYNPEVATIVTGLNKISKIDPKTSSSEVENYRQLVISYSADPRVILIKLADRLDVMRHLYFFADSKQVKKANETLTLYAPLAHRLGLYSVKTELEDLSLKYTEPADYINITTKLEETAKERNTYIEKFVKPIVAGLDQYGQKYEIKSRTKSIYSIWKKMKKQKIPFEEVFDLFAIRIILESELPLEKAECWRTYSIVTEKYIPNPERMRDWISVPKSNGYESLHATVIGPEGKWVEVQIRTRRMDEIAEMGIAAHWKYKGIRQQQGIDDWLTDLRNLLEQAEDSTDMVESLKQLDSYQKEIFVFTPNGDLKKLPAGATVLDFAFEVHSKLGVSCVGAKVNNRLASIKDALRNGDQVEIITSKNQKPTKDWLSFAITSKARSKIKQSLKEEELKVANIGKELLLRRLKNWKLELTDEMASQFIKKNKIKSITEFYAMLANEKIDIADIKTYIETADQVEEKSSASEIAYAQPKEQESGDFLIIDERLANVDYKLATCCNPIFGDDIFGFVTISHGIKIHRATCPNAKSMLERYPYRIVKAKWQQTRESSSFQTTIRIIGEDQIGLFNRISEVLTKELKVSLRSASFDTKGGVFEGKIKVFVGNIKQLDMIIHRINRIKGVIRASRVATSAE encoded by the coding sequence ATGGAAGATCTGGATTTAGAAAAAGAGGAGAAAAGGGAGCTACTCAGCCGTTTTAGAAGCCTATACAAATCGTGCAAACAGAGCAGCTCGCAGGAGGAACTTCTTCTTTTAAAGAAGGCCTTTCGCGTTTCGGCCAATGCCCACAGGGAGAAACGCCGCGAAAATGGCGATCCTTTTATCTTCCATGCCCTAGCCGTAGCCCAAATCGTAGTCGATGAAATCGGCCTTAAGGGTACGGCTGCCATATCGGTTTTGCTCCACGAGACCTCGCGGATTAACGGCTTTGACGACGATGATTTTGCCAAGGAGTACAACCCCGAGGTTGCCACCATCGTTACGGGGCTGAACAAAATCTCTAAAATAGATCCAAAAACCAGCTCGAGCGAGGTGGAGAACTACCGCCAGCTGGTGATATCCTACTCGGCCGATCCACGCGTTATCCTGATAAAGCTGGCCGATAGGCTCGATGTGATGCGCCATCTTTACTTCTTTGCCGATAGCAAGCAGGTGAAGAAGGCCAACGAAACGCTTACCCTATACGCGCCATTGGCGCACCGCCTGGGGCTCTACTCCGTAAAGACGGAGCTCGAGGATCTCTCGCTGAAGTACACCGAACCCGCCGACTACATCAATATCACAACCAAGCTCGAGGAGACCGCCAAGGAGCGTAATACCTACATCGAGAAGTTCGTAAAGCCCATCGTGGCCGGGCTCGACCAGTACGGACAGAAGTACGAGATTAAGAGCCGAACCAAATCGATCTACTCCATCTGGAAAAAGATGAAGAAGCAGAAGATTCCCTTCGAGGAGGTGTTCGACCTGTTCGCCATCCGTATCATCCTCGAAAGCGAGCTGCCCCTCGAAAAGGCCGAGTGCTGGAGGACCTACTCTATCGTTACCGAGAAGTACATCCCCAACCCCGAGCGCATGAGGGACTGGATATCGGTGCCCAAGTCGAACGGCTACGAGAGCCTGCATGCCACCGTCATCGGCCCCGAGGGGAAGTGGGTGGAGGTGCAGATCCGCACCCGCCGCATGGACGAGATCGCCGAAATGGGTATCGCCGCGCACTGGAAGTACAAGGGCATTAGGCAGCAGCAGGGCATCGACGACTGGCTGACCGACCTGCGCAACCTGCTGGAGCAGGCCGAGGACTCGACCGACATGGTGGAGAGCCTAAAGCAGCTGGACAGCTACCAGAAGGAGATCTTCGTGTTTACCCCCAACGGCGACCTCAAGAAGCTCCCCGCCGGGGCAACGGTGCTCGACTTTGCCTTCGAGGTACACTCCAAGCTGGGCGTGTCGTGCGTGGGCGCCAAGGTAAACAACCGCCTGGCCTCCATTAAGGATGCCCTGCGGAATGGCGATCAGGTGGAGATCATCACCTCCAAAAACCAAAAGCCTACGAAGGACTGGCTGTCGTTCGCCATCACCTCTAAGGCGCGCAGCAAGATCAAGCAGAGCCTCAAGGAGGAGGAGCTGAAGGTGGCCAACATCGGCAAGGAGCTCCTGCTGCGCAGGCTCAAAAACTGGAAGCTGGAGCTTACCGACGAGATGGCCTCGCAGTTCATCAAAAAGAATAAGATTAAGTCGATTACCGAGTTCTACGCCATGCTGGCCAACGAGAAGATCGACATTGCCGATATCAAGACCTACATCGAAACCGCAGACCAGGTTGAGGAGAAGAGCAGCGCGTCCGAGATTGCCTACGCTCAGCCCAAAGAGCAGGAGAGCGGCGACTTTCTGATTATCGACGAGCGCCTGGCCAACGTGGACTACAAGCTGGCCACCTGCTGCAACCCCATCTTTGGCGACGACATCTTTGGCTTTGTAACCATCAGCCACGGCATCAAGATCCACCGCGCCACCTGCCCGAACGCCAAGAGCATGCTGGAGCGCTACCCCTACCGCATCGTGAAGGCCAAGTGGCAGCAGACGCGCGAGTCGAGCTCGTTCCAAACCACCATCCGCATCATCGGCGAGGACCAGATTGGGCTCTTCAACCGCATCTCGGAGGTGCTCACCAAGGAGCTGAAGGTGAGCCTGCGCTCGGCCTCGTTCGACACCAAGGGCGGCGTTTTCGAGGGGAAGATCAAGGTGTTCGTGGGCAACATCAAGCAGCTGGACATGATTATCCACCGCATCAACCGCATCAAGGGGGTGATCAGGGCCAGCCGCGTGGCCACCTCGGCCGAGTAG